A stretch of Bifidobacterium sp. ESL0704 DNA encodes these proteins:
- a CDS encoding LamG-like jellyroll fold domain-containing protein: MKPTTSFTFPTPKAYADSPGKRNRPQRLAGTLTALIACCGLCLSTNVATGHAYAGETEPQPLMQFNFDNTLEDQSGNGHNGIAKQNAEYVDGISGKALRIHNSNDSSSSPATQYLRFTDGDDIHLGTDDFAVSLWYKTAKGDNNGASIFGNKDYGSGSNDGFVLGSFADTVRVNMAADGTRVEPGRISGAIDGQWHHYVADYQRNGKLSVYMDGKLKTSSDLSPLNGKSADAGALTLGADSNGAYGLADSAIDNLTLYKGLVSPDGAARQYISAIVAYDRTANTARLADAKASGIISQTQADEIQQAIDDENALAASSDVDAVNTARQAVNDLFSKISSTELYMPFDGDYSDSGTNHCTGSPTGSPQFVPGINAKAIHLHNTKGSTSSQADQSVALPSCNSTRLGKNDFSVSLWYRSSNGGNNGAAIIGNKNYNSGTNKGFVIGAFAKDIRVNLADGSTRVESSRIGGVIDGQWHHIAANFARAGSLDVYVDGTLRSSKSLQALKDVSADAGNLVIGADSNNANSVNDADIDEVRLTHHTLTADEISQQYLPGKLLNETAQAQALMAAHPEASDAKREQMQKLIAAAQSPQHDNAVLQRRLRDLQLAEENYLDPTPPADFTFDVISDPHISDAASLANLRTALGDMNVLNPDSQALVSAGDNGDSGSEQQEKDFYKAVDDEHGSKVPILALGNHDVRWQGSVSNPLHGLQDPTTAPGGTTPVFDRYLKNNGKYMINSQTGFDAASQHQLYFDQWVKGYHFLVINTEKDLKDQAYISQKQLNWVEKTMAIDAKANKPIFLVAHQTFSGTADHLLEDDLGGSENGVNEAKLKQILSKYPQAVFFTGHVHNGQDLVDTYNTPFGHIVDMPSFANTDYGSELVDGNAYEVSVSGSHVHIRMRNYITNQWVNEGKYDFDLGDTDPSYRVKAISPSGYIATACSHDDAYDPGNRNGRLEYIDDGERQSNWKSQDLDDVSQAWVDFAFSKPTKISGVTYLPYLGGYFETGPHTGWYDTSEGTMLGYRIEVSHDNGTTYQTAATGTLKTGMKESWMPIPTQTVSNVRVVPLSTYGTTVTRSAKGYVAAAEMHPAVMAQGSVTLKYQDKQGNQLKADENKTGDVGTPYSFAAPAIDGYSCAQRFDGTYTDDDQTLIFVYSPNTDKAALRDAVQQAQAIDLSPYTPASTDLFRSALVSAEKVLDDSGATQQEVQQAADSLQKAVAGLVVKGDKTRLSALIEQARKLDGSRYTPQSFAVLRQALQDAIAVFNDVNADQAAADNAARKLSDAQQRLERLPIQKPSLPAKPSLPGATTGGNTPLVNGSRPNGTANSTTTGKTRHGLASTGAPIVMPLLTGMILLVLGTALAMLERKRQH, translated from the coding sequence ATGAAACCTACAACATCATTCACTTTCCCCACCCCAAAGGCATACGCAGACTCGCCAGGAAAAAGAAACAGACCACAACGCCTCGCCGGCACGCTGACCGCATTGATCGCCTGTTGCGGATTATGCCTATCCACGAACGTCGCCACCGGACACGCCTACGCCGGCGAAACCGAGCCCCAGCCCCTGATGCAATTCAATTTCGACAATACATTGGAAGACCAAAGCGGCAACGGCCATAACGGCATCGCCAAGCAGAATGCGGAATATGTAGACGGCATCTCCGGCAAGGCGCTGCGCATACACAACAGCAATGACAGCAGCTCCTCCCCCGCAACGCAATATCTGCGTTTCACCGATGGCGACGACATCCATCTGGGCACCGATGATTTCGCGGTCTCGCTGTGGTACAAGACCGCAAAGGGCGACAACAACGGAGCCTCGATTTTCGGCAACAAGGACTATGGCTCCGGCAGCAATGACGGATTCGTATTAGGAAGTTTCGCCGATACCGTGCGTGTCAACATGGCCGCCGACGGGACCCGCGTGGAACCAGGGCGAATCTCGGGAGCCATCGACGGGCAATGGCATCACTATGTGGCCGACTACCAGAGGAACGGCAAGCTGAGCGTCTATATGGACGGAAAGCTGAAGACCTCCTCCGACCTTTCGCCGCTCAACGGAAAATCCGCAGACGCCGGAGCACTCACCCTCGGCGCCGACAGCAACGGGGCCTACGGACTTGCCGATTCCGCCATCGACAACCTCACCTTGTACAAAGGTCTCGTCTCACCCGACGGTGCCGCCCGGCAATATATATCCGCAATCGTCGCCTACGACCGGACAGCGAACACCGCTCGTCTGGCCGATGCGAAGGCCTCCGGCATCATCAGCCAGACTCAGGCCGATGAAATCCAACAGGCCATCGACGACGAAAACGCGCTGGCCGCCTCCTCGGATGTCGACGCCGTCAACACCGCCAGACAAGCCGTCAACGACCTCTTCTCCAAAATCTCAAGCACGGAACTCTACATGCCCTTCGACGGCGATTACTCCGACTCGGGAACGAACCACTGCACAGGCTCGCCTACCGGATCACCGCAATTCGTGCCGGGAATCAACGCCAAGGCCATCCACCTGCACAACACCAAGGGCAGCACCAGCTCCCAGGCCGACCAGTCCGTGGCATTGCCGTCGTGCAACAGCACACGTCTGGGCAAAAACGACTTTTCCGTTTCCCTTTGGTACCGTTCATCGAACGGCGGCAACAACGGAGCGGCGATCATCGGCAACAAGAACTACAATTCCGGCACGAACAAGGGCTTTGTCATCGGAGCCTTCGCCAAAGACATCCGCGTGAACCTGGCCGATGGCTCAACGCGCGTGGAAAGCAGCAGGATAGGCGGGGTCATTGACGGGCAATGGCATCATATCGCCGCGAACTTCGCCCGTGCCGGCTCTCTGGACGTCTATGTCGACGGCACGCTGCGTTCAAGCAAAAGCCTTCAAGCGCTCAAAGACGTGTCCGCCGATGCCGGAAACCTCGTCATCGGCGCCGATTCGAACAACGCCAACAGCGTCAACGATGCCGACATCGACGAGGTCCGCCTGACGCACCATACGCTCACCGCCGACGAGATCAGCCAGCAATACCTTCCCGGGAAACTGCTCAACGAGACGGCACAGGCGCAAGCCCTGATGGCCGCCCACCCCGAAGCGAGCGACGCAAAGCGCGAACAGATGCAGAAACTCATCGCCGCCGCACAATCCCCGCAACACGACAACGCGGTGCTGCAACGCCGGCTGCGCGACCTTCAGTTGGCCGAAGAAAACTATCTCGACCCGACGCCTCCCGCAGATTTCACCTTCGATGTCATCTCCGATCCCCATATTTCCGATGCTGCCAGTCTTGCCAATCTGCGGACGGCGCTTGGCGATATGAACGTGCTCAATCCCGATTCCCAGGCTCTGGTCTCCGCCGGGGACAACGGTGACAGCGGCAGCGAGCAACAGGAAAAGGATTTCTACAAGGCGGTGGACGACGAACACGGCAGCAAGGTGCCCATCCTCGCATTGGGCAATCATGACGTACGTTGGCAAGGCAGCGTCAGCAACCCATTGCACGGGCTGCAGGACCCGACGACCGCACCCGGCGGCACCACCCCCGTGTTCGACCGATATCTCAAGAACAACGGCAAGTACATGATCAATTCGCAAACCGGATTCGACGCGGCGAGCCAGCACCAGCTCTATTTCGACCAATGGGTCAAGGGTTATCATTTCCTGGTCATCAACACGGAGAAGGACTTGAAAGACCAAGCCTACATCTCGCAGAAGCAGCTGAATTGGGTCGAAAAGACCATGGCCATCGACGCCAAGGCGAACAAACCGATCTTCCTCGTCGCCCATCAGACTTTCTCCGGCACCGCCGACCATCTCTTGGAAGACGACTTGGGGGGTAGCGAAAACGGGGTGAACGAAGCCAAGCTCAAGCAGATCCTGTCGAAATACCCGCAGGCGGTGTTCTTCACCGGCCATGTGCATAACGGGCAGGACCTCGTAGACACCTATAACACGCCGTTCGGCCATATCGTCGACATGCCAAGCTTCGCCAACACCGATTACGGCAGTGAACTGGTCGACGGCAACGCCTATGAGGTTTCGGTCAGCGGCAGCCATGTCCACATCCGCATGCGCAACTACATCACCAATCAGTGGGTCAACGAAGGCAAATACGATTTCGACCTCGGCGACACCGATCCGAGCTATCGCGTCAAAGCCATCTCCCCTTCCGGATATATCGCGACCGCCTGCTCCCACGATGATGCCTATGACCCGGGCAACCGCAACGGGAGGCTGGAATACATCGACGACGGCGAGCGCCAAAGCAATTGGAAGTCCCAGGACCTTGATGATGTCAGCCAGGCGTGGGTCGATTTTGCCTTCTCGAAACCGACGAAGATCAGCGGCGTCACCTATCTGCCCTATTTGGGAGGTTATTTCGAGACGGGACCACACACAGGGTGGTATGACACTTCGGAGGGCACCATGCTTGGCTACCGCATCGAAGTGAGCCACGACAACGGCACAACCTACCAAACCGCGGCCACAGGAACATTGAAAACCGGGATGAAGGAAAGCTGGATGCCGATACCGACACAGACCGTCAGCAATGTGCGGGTGGTGCCGTTGTCGACCTACGGAACGACGGTCACGCGTTCGGCCAAAGGCTATGTGGCCGCTGCGGAAATGCATCCTGCCGTAATGGCACAAGGTAGCGTCACACTCAAATACCAGGACAAGCAGGGCAACCAGCTCAAGGCCGACGAGAACAAGACCGGAGACGTGGGCACACCATACTCGTTCGCCGCTCCAGCAATCGACGGCTACAGCTGCGCACAGCGCTTTGACGGCACGTATACGGACGATGACCAGACATTAATCTTCGTCTATTCGCCCAACACCGACAAAGCCGCGTTGCGCGATGCTGTTCAACAGGCACAAGCCATCGATCTGAGCCCCTACACTCCGGCCAGCACCGATCTTTTCCGTTCGGCTTTGGTCAGCGCCGAGAAGGTTCTGGATGACTCCGGCGCCACACAGCAGGAGGTACAACAGGCTGCGGATTCCCTGCAAAAGGCCGTGGCCGGTCTGGTCGTCAAAGGAGATAAGACCCGTCTGAGCGCCTTGATCGAGCAGGCGCGAAAACTCGATGGTTCGCGCTACACCCCTCAGAGTTTTGCCGTGTTGCGTCAGGCGTTGCAGGACGCCATTGCCGTTTTCAACGACGTAAACGCCGATCAGGCTGCGGCCGACAACGCCGCGCGAAAGCTTTCGGACGCGCAACAGAGGCTGGAGAGGCTGCCGATTCAGAAGCCGTCGTTGCCCGCGAAACCGTCGTTGCCGGGCGCGACCACGGGTGGGAACACACCCCTGGTCAACGGCTCGCGGCCCAATGGCACGGCAAACAGCACAACGACGGGTAAGACGAGACATGGATTGGCATCCACCGGAGCCCCCATCGTCATGCCGCTGCTTACCGGCATGATCCTGCTCGTCCTCGGAACGGCATTGGCCATGCTGGAGCGGAAGCGGCAGCACTGA
- a CDS encoding endo-alpha-N-acetylgalactosaminidase family protein — MKHKHSIVPITLAAILSVAFMGQSALAAPAPTPLPNRQETSDSPGAARTPLTPPAAPSTLGVTPRSASDWTLENPKDGEKLEDYNGGWVHFVSSTDNGNSPTGTLPAIAVSKTAIDLTQPHAIKATLFSGNTQNRFGFYLGYKDPGNGLFIGFDTGGWFWQKYAGGDGEYYKGSRLPAPSSGNQTAEIEWNGTVATLYVNDVKAFDVDYSDMTALTDKLAMKAGTFNGTTTDQYIAGFGDYAPDYNEYSISGTVKDPAGAPISGAGLRASAGRADKGATATTAADGTFTLTGLKTGKHTLLAFKHGFDDLTQDANIDHANLDSQNIVLTTTTKVSTNTLQNAEMKAEVNKHFPSVVQYTMKKQGDKVMYGQSRDVRTVEINGTNISLKDADVTYTALGQDKARYNLTVKDSSKNIDATLVVDMSLKANSLDLKVSTVRNNAGNDHPIQTISFPGQSLISVRSNQSAAQFTGARMSSDTAQNGDSTFNVTKNTQINDAGDYVYGFVSGGGLSAGLWSNSEHDGTAVKAVSGGAKNTRVVASTQYLEGETSLGLTSAPWYYNRVVSDSKNTSYTDDPTAMPEEKIVITGDENSDNTVNWEDGAIAYRSIMNNPYKSEEVPDLVSYRIAMNFGGQAQNPFLTTLDNVKKVALNTDELGQSVLLKGYANEGHDSGHPDYGDIGKRIGGAKDMNTLMTKGKQYGARFGVHVNASEMYPEAKAFSEGMARRYSNGGLRYGWNWLDQAVGIDGIYDLNHGRAQRFGDLKKKVGDNLDFIYVDVWGNNTSGNEDSWETRKLSKEINDNGWRMANEWGSGNEYDATFQHWAADLTYGGSELKGENSQVMRFLRNHQKDSWVGDYPSYGNAAKAPLLGGYDMKDFEGWQGRNDYAAYITNLYTHDVSTKFMQHFTVNRWVNNPLDPTAPKDASVNNGNEQITLIDGKGNTVVVSRASNTISSADYRNRTITLNGKTVASGSVTSGDNKIAGDESYLLPWLWDSQTGKMLDTGKQKLYHWNTVGGKTTWTLPQGWENLSNVKVYQLSDQGKSNMQTVPVSAGKVTLDAKAKTPYVVYQGEQQQLKVQWSEGMHVVDAGFNGGANTLGTNWKVGGNGQAEIVGVNNAMLKLTGESNVSQEMTGLSAGKRYAVYLGVDNRSAGQASVTVSDGDKTLARNTTGKSIARNYVQAYGHNDKSNVQDNSSYFQNMYVWFTAPASGKATLTLSHEPVTGDTGHAYFDDVRILENGYDGITYEKDGTLKTLSNDFENNAQGIWPFVIGGLEGVEDNRTHLSELHAPYTQANWDVKKMDDVLGGNWSVKTNGLVQKDDLAYQTIPQNVRLEPGQTYRVSFDYQSGSDGIYAFATGDGEYNSNTVNLSPISKALGKTAHATYTVTGGLDGNSWFGIYSTSKAPDLQGTSDDVANFGGYQDFVLDNLKVEHVDSQTRTKAQAEAKLKEIRNKYDAQNAKYSDEAWNTYESTLNKARVLIDKDGASTADFTEAYDLLVALDAYMQHPSDNSDKDDWDVAGDQYSVSAGSERPGSDTEGPKELAQDGKPGTWWHTAYGHNAITSKDGWYEFDLSKPTTVNGLRYLPRQGGATVNGKIKKFDIDVTDKDGNVTHAVVGGTFSTDTVWQKVSFPSVANAVKVRLIAIETGGQSAEETNCYVSAAELRLTTDRDVARTPAIVDKTGLQRSIARAQKIVDEGNTSADSLMLKGTTSVLRANGRYTEDSWQTLLTKLDKANEVEAKASATDYEVGLAKANLDTAIDGLVRTEPSPEPTPTPTPTPTPSPTPTPTPTPTPSPTPTPSPAPTPLPNPNPVLRPTPNGNGKHHGKRPVSAPLADTGSIVTTMVLTALSVLAAGICLSWTSRRRLRQR; from the coding sequence ATGAAGCACAAACACTCCATAGTCCCGATCACCCTGGCAGCGATACTGTCAGTGGCGTTCATGGGACAGAGCGCGCTGGCGGCTCCTGCGCCAACGCCGTTGCCGAATAGGCAGGAAACATCCGACTCGCCGGGCGCTGCCCGGACGCCGCTGACTCCCCCGGCCGCCCCGTCCACTTTGGGGGTAACCCCGCGCAGCGCCAGCGACTGGACACTCGAGAACCCGAAGGACGGGGAAAAACTCGAAGACTACAACGGCGGTTGGGTGCATTTCGTATCCAGCACCGACAACGGCAACAGCCCGACGGGCACACTCCCGGCAATCGCCGTTTCCAAGACGGCCATCGATTTGACACAGCCGCACGCGATCAAGGCCACGCTCTTCTCAGGCAACACGCAGAACCGATTCGGCTTCTATCTCGGATACAAAGATCCGGGCAACGGGCTGTTCATCGGCTTCGACACGGGCGGATGGTTCTGGCAGAAATACGCTGGCGGCGACGGGGAATATTACAAGGGCTCACGCCTCCCGGCACCGTCCTCGGGCAACCAGACGGCCGAAATAGAGTGGAACGGGACAGTGGCCACCCTGTACGTCAATGACGTTAAGGCGTTCGATGTCGATTACAGCGACATGACCGCCCTCACCGACAAACTGGCCATGAAGGCCGGAACGTTCAACGGCACCACCACCGACCAATACATCGCGGGCTTCGGCGACTACGCTCCCGACTACAACGAATACAGCATTTCCGGAACCGTCAAGGACCCGGCCGGAGCCCCGATTTCCGGCGCGGGCTTGCGCGCCAGCGCCGGCAGGGCCGACAAGGGCGCAACCGCCACCACCGCAGCCGACGGCACATTCACGTTGACGGGACTGAAGACAGGCAAGCATACGCTGCTCGCTTTCAAGCACGGCTTTGACGACCTGACGCAGGACGCGAACATCGATCACGCGAATCTGGATTCGCAGAACATCGTGCTCACGACGACCACCAAGGTCTCCACCAATACCCTGCAGAACGCCGAGATGAAGGCGGAAGTCAACAAGCACTTCCCCTCCGTCGTCCAATACACCATGAAGAAGCAGGGCGACAAGGTGATGTACGGGCAGAGCAGGGACGTGCGCACCGTTGAGATCAACGGCACCAACATCTCCCTGAAGGACGCCGACGTCACCTACACCGCCCTCGGCCAGGACAAGGCGCGCTACAACCTCACTGTCAAGGATTCGTCGAAGAACATCGACGCCACGCTGGTGGTCGACATGTCGCTGAAGGCCAACAGCCTGGATCTGAAGGTTTCCACGGTACGCAACAACGCCGGCAACGACCATCCCATACAGACGATCTCCTTCCCCGGCCAATCCCTGATCTCGGTGCGTTCCAACCAGAGCGCCGCGCAGTTCACCGGCGCCAGAATGTCGAGCGACACCGCCCAAAACGGCGACAGCACCTTCAACGTCACCAAGAACACCCAGATCAACGATGCCGGCGACTACGTCTACGGCTTCGTCTCCGGCGGCGGGCTGAGCGCCGGGCTGTGGAGCAATTCCGAACATGACGGCACCGCGGTGAAGGCCGTGTCTGGAGGCGCCAAGAACACCCGCGTCGTGGCTTCCACCCAGTATCTGGAAGGCGAGACCTCGCTCGGTCTGACCAGCGCGCCATGGTATTACAACCGTGTCGTCAGCGACTCGAAAAACACCAGCTACACCGACGATCCCACCGCCATGCCGGAGGAGAAAATCGTCATCACCGGCGACGAGAACTCCGACAACACCGTCAATTGGGAGGACGGGGCCATCGCCTATCGCTCCATCATGAACAACCCCTACAAATCGGAGGAAGTGCCCGACCTGGTCTCCTACCGCATCGCCATGAACTTCGGCGGACAGGCGCAGAACCCGTTCCTCACCACGTTGGACAATGTCAAGAAAGTGGCATTGAACACCGACGAGCTCGGCCAATCCGTATTGCTCAAGGGCTATGCGAACGAGGGACACGATTCCGGGCATCCCGACTACGGCGACATCGGCAAACGCATCGGCGGCGCCAAGGACATGAACACCCTGATGACCAAGGGCAAGCAGTACGGCGCCCGGTTCGGCGTGCACGTCAACGCCAGTGAGATGTACCCCGAAGCCAAGGCCTTCAGCGAAGGCATGGCACGTCGCTACAGCAACGGCGGTCTTCGCTACGGCTGGAACTGGCTCGACCAGGCGGTCGGCATCGACGGCATCTACGACCTCAACCACGGACGCGCGCAACGCTTCGGCGACTTGAAGAAGAAGGTCGGTGACAACCTCGACTTCATCTACGTCGATGTCTGGGGCAACAACACCTCGGGCAACGAGGACTCCTGGGAGACCAGAAAACTCTCCAAGGAGATCAACGACAACGGCTGGCGCATGGCCAACGAATGGGGCAGCGGCAACGAATACGACGCCACATTCCAGCATTGGGCGGCAGACCTGACCTACGGCGGCAGCGAGCTGAAAGGCGAGAACTCACAGGTGATGCGCTTCCTGCGCAACCACCAGAAGGACAGCTGGGTCGGCGACTACCCGAGCTACGGCAACGCGGCAAAGGCCCCGCTGCTTGGCGGATACGACATGAAGGACTTCGAGGGATGGCAGGGACGCAACGATTACGCCGCCTACATCACCAACCTCTACACCCATGACGTCTCGACCAAGTTCATGCAGCACTTCACCGTCAACCGATGGGTCAACAACCCACTCGACCCGACCGCCCCCAAGGACGCTTCGGTCAACAACGGCAACGAGCAGATCACACTGATCGACGGCAAGGGCAACACCGTTGTCGTCAGCAGGGCCTCCAACACCATTTCCAGCGCCGATTACCGCAACCGTACCATCACGCTCAACGGCAAGACGGTCGCCAGCGGTTCCGTGACCTCCGGTGACAACAAGATCGCCGGCGACGAGTCCTACCTGCTGCCATGGCTCTGGGATTCCCAGACCGGCAAGATGCTGGACACCGGCAAGCAGAAGCTCTACCACTGGAACACCGTGGGCGGCAAGACGACCTGGACGCTCCCGCAAGGTTGGGAGAACCTGAGCAACGTCAAGGTCTACCAGCTGAGCGATCAGGGCAAGAGCAACATGCAGACGGTCCCGGTCTCGGCAGGAAAGGTCACCCTCGACGCCAAGGCCAAGACCCCGTATGTGGTCTACCAAGGCGAGCAGCAGCAGCTCAAAGTGCAGTGGAGCGAAGGCATGCACGTCGTGGACGCCGGCTTCAACGGCGGGGCGAACACCCTGGGCACCAACTGGAAGGTCGGCGGCAACGGACAGGCCGAGATCGTGGGCGTCAACAACGCCATGCTGAAGCTGACGGGCGAATCCAACGTCTCCCAGGAGATGACCGGGCTTAGCGCCGGCAAGCGCTACGCCGTCTACCTCGGAGTCGACAACCGCAGCGCCGGACAGGCTTCCGTCACCGTCAGCGACGGCGACAAGACCCTGGCCCGCAACACCACCGGCAAGAGCATAGCCCGAAACTATGTGCAGGCCTATGGTCACAACGACAAGTCCAATGTCCAAGACAACTCCAGCTACTTCCAGAACATGTATGTCTGGTTCACGGCCCCTGCGAGCGGCAAGGCCACACTGACCCTCTCGCACGAGCCCGTGACCGGCGACACCGGACATGCCTACTTCGATGACGTGCGCATCCTCGAGAACGGCTACGACGGCATCACCTACGAGAAGGACGGCACGCTGAAAACGCTGAGCAACGACTTCGAGAACAACGCCCAGGGCATCTGGCCGTTCGTCATCGGAGGCCTGGAAGGCGTCGAGGACAACCGCACCCACCTTTCCGAGCTTCACGCGCCTTACACACAGGCGAACTGGGACGTCAAGAAGATGGATGACGTGCTCGGCGGCAATTGGTCGGTCAAGACCAACGGCCTGGTGCAAAAGGACGATCTGGCCTACCAGACCATCCCGCAGAACGTGCGGCTTGAGCCCGGCCAGACCTACAGGGTCTCCTTCGACTACCAGAGCGGCAGCGACGGCATCTACGCCTTCGCCACCGGAGACGGCGAGTACAACTCGAATACGGTCAATCTCAGCCCCATCTCGAAGGCACTGGGCAAGACGGCACACGCCACCTACACGGTGACCGGCGGACTGGACGGCAATTCCTGGTTCGGCATCTACTCGACCAGCAAGGCCCCCGACCTGCAAGGCACAAGCGACGACGTCGCCAACTTCGGCGGATACCAGGACTTCGTGCTCGACAATCTCAAGGTCGAGCATGTGGATTCCCAGACACGAACCAAGGCACAGGCCGAAGCGAAGCTCAAGGAAATCCGGAACAAGTACGATGCGCAAAACGCAAAGTACTCCGATGAGGCCTGGAACACCTACGAATCGACGTTGAACAAGGCCCGCGTGCTGATCGACAAGGACGGCGCGTCTACTGCCGACTTCACCGAAGCCTATGACCTGCTTGTCGCACTGGACGCTTACATGCAGCATCCTTCCGACAACAGCGACAAGGACGACTGGGATGTGGCTGGAGACCAGTATTCGGTCTCCGCCGGCAGCGAGCGACCGGGATCCGACACCGAAGGACCAAAGGAACTCGCACAGGACGGCAAGCCCGGCACATGGTGGCACACGGCCTACGGCCATAATGCGATCACCAGCAAAGACGGCTGGTACGAGTTCGACCTTTCCAAGCCGACCACCGTCAACGGTCTTCGCTATCTTCCCCGCCAAGGCGGCGCCACGGTCAACGGCAAGATCAAGAAGTTCGACATCGATGTCACCGACAAGGACGGCAACGTCACGCACGCGGTGGTAGGCGGCACATTCTCCACGGATACGGTATGGCAGAAAGTCTCCTTCCCGAGCGTTGCCAACGCCGTGAAGGTGCGCCTGATCGCGATTGAGACCGGTGGCCAAAGCGCCGAGGAGACCAATTGCTATGTCTCCGCCGCAGAGCTGCGTCTGACTACCGACCGCGATGTGGCACGCACCCCCGCCATCGTCGACAAGACCGGATTGCAGCGTTCCATCGCCCGCGCGCAGAAGATCGTGGACGAAGGCAACACGAGCGCCGATTCCCTGATGTTGAAGGGAACGACGTCTGTGCTGCGTGCCAATGGTCGCTACACCGAGGACTCGTGGCAGACCCTCCTGACCAAGCTGGACAAGGCCAACGAAGTGGAAGCCAAGGCATCGGCCACCGATTATGAGGTGGGGCTTGCCAAGGCGAACCTCGACACAGCCATCGACGGTCTGGTACGCACCGAGCCGAGCCCGGAACCGACACCGACGCCAACGCCAACGCCAACGCCAAGCCCGACTCCGACACCGACACCAACGCCAACGCCAAGCCCGACTCCGACACCGAGCCCTGCACCGACACCGCTGCCCAACCCGAATCCGGTGCTTCGTCCGACGCCAAACGGCAATGGCAAGCACCACGGCAAACGTCCCGTGTCGGCACCACTCGCCGATACCGGCAGCATCGTCACCACGATGGTGTTGACCGCTCTGTCAGTGCTGGCCGCAGGCATCTGCCTGTCGTGGACAAGTCGTCGCCGGCTGCGCCAACGGTGA